GAGAGGGTGATCCCGGCCTCGGCGAGGGCCTCGCGGACGGTGGCGGCGTTGGTCCGGACGACGCGCTCGCGGCCGTCGGCGAGGAAGGTGATCGTCCGCTCGGTGCGGACGTCGAGCGCGAGGCCCTGGCGGGAGATCGGGGCGGCGCGGGAGGCCGAGAGGTACGCGCCCTCCGCGCGGACGCCCAGCTGGCGCAGCGCCCCCTCGACGGTCCTGGCGGTGGTCCAGATGGTGTGGCGCCGGCCGTCGAGGGTGAGGGCGACCGGCCTCCCGTACCGGACGATGATCTCGTCGCCGTTGGTCAGGGCCTCGCCGGGGGCGGGGGCGACGATGTCGTGGGCGCCGACGGACAGGCCCTCGTGGGCGAGGAGCTCGTCGACGTCGTCGGCGAAGGTGTGGAGGCTGCGCGGGACGCCGTCGACGGAGAGCCGGACCGCCTTGTCGTTGGCGACGAAGGCGCTGGTGCCGCCGGCGAGGAAGGCGACGACGAGGGCCTGCGGGACGAGCCGCCGCAGGCTGCCGGCGGCGGAGCCGGAGGCCTTGCGGCGGCGCGCGGCCCGGCGGGACGCGGCGCGGGAGCCGGCCTGGCCGGGGACGGCGGCGGGGACGGCCCCGGGGACTGGGGCGGAGGCGGCCCCGGGGACTCCGCCTCCCGGTCCGGGGGCGACGAGCGGCGCTGCTTGGGTCGGCTGCTCGTGGACGGGCAGGGTCGCCGTCCGTCGTCCGGCGCGGTGACTGCCCTGGGAAGTGCTCACGAGGCCGGGACACTAGCCCCGCCGACGGTCACTCTCACGGACTGTCCGGCTACGACACGTAACCGTTATGGATCAGTAATCGAAGGCGCGGGCCGTGTTCACGGCGATCGCCTCGGCGAGCTCGTTCTCGCCGATGCCGCGCACGGCCGCCATCGCCCGCACGGTGACCGGGATCAGGTAGGGGGCGTTGGGGCGGCCCCGGTAGGGCGCGGGGGTGAGGAAGGGCGCGTCGGTCTCGACGAGGACGAGTTCCAGGGGGGCGACGGCGAGCGCGTCCCGCAGCGGCTGGGCGTTCTTGAAGGTGACGTTGCCGGCGAAGGACATGTAGTAGCCCTTGGCGGCGCAGATCTCGGCCATGGCGGCGTCGCCGGAGTAGCAGTGGAAGACGGTCCGCTCCGGGGCGCCCTCCTCGTCCAGGACGCGCAGGACGTCGGCGTGGGCCTCGCGGTCGTGGATGACCAGTGCCTTGCCGTGGCGCTTGGCGATCTCGATGTGGGCGCGGAAGGAACGCTCCTGCGCGGCCATGCCCTCGGGGCCCGTACGGAAGTAGTCGAGGCCGGTCTCGCCGACCCCGAGCACGTACGGCAGGGCGGCGAGCCGGTCGATCTCGGCGAGCGCGTCGTCGAGGGCGGCGTCCCCGCCGCCCGGGCGCGCACCCTGCCGGGACCAGCCTCCCCCAGCCCCAGAGGGCTGGGAGGTGCCCCCAGGGTCCCCGAGCACGATCCGCGGGGCTTCGTTCGGATGCAGGGCGACGGCCGCGTGCACGTTCGCGTGGGCGGCGGCGGTCTCGGCGGCCCACTGGGAGCCCTTCACGTCACAGCCGACCTGGACGACCGTGGTCACCCCGACGGCGGCGGCCTTGACCAGGGCCTCCTCGACGGTCCCGGACTGCATGTCCAGGTGGGTGTGCGAGTCCGCGACCTCCACGAGCAGGGGTTCGGGCAGCGGCGGCGGGGCGTCCTTGGCACTCATGGCCCCGATCGTACGAGGGCCATGAGCACCGGCGCGCGGGGCTTACCCGCCGGCCTGCTTGTCGTGGTGACGGAAGGGATGCAGCAGGTCCGACAGTTGCCAGTGGTGCGGCACGGGCGGCGGCTCAGGAGTGTCCCCGGTGGGCTCGACGGGCCCCGCCGGGTCCTCGGTCAGCTCCTGCCCGATCGGCCCGGCCGGCGAGACGGGCTTGGTCGCCCTCGCCCCGTGCCGGTGCTTCTCCGTCGCGGCGATCAGGTCGAGCACCGACGACACCTGCCCCGCGCGCATGATCCTGACGACGTGACCGCTGCAGTTCATGCAGGTGGGACTGGACAGCGGGGACGGGACCCGCTCCCCGTCGGCCTTGTAGACGACGAATTCCTGGCCGGCGGCGTCGACGTGGTGCTCGATGTCGTACGCCTGCTCCCAGCCGTATCCACAGCGCATGCAGGCGAAGGCGTACGCCTCATGGGCGACGGATATGCCGGTGCCGGTGATCTCGCTCATGCCAGCTCCTCTCCACTGATCAGTGGACGCCTTTTCGGGCCGGAGCGCATCAGCAGAGGACGAACCATGGAAGGCTTTTGGCTCTTCCCTTGCCAAGCGCCCTGCGAAGAGTCCCGGCGCCGGGTTCGGCTTTGCCTTTCAGGTTAGTCCTTTGCGTTTGGCGGGACCTTTCCTGTCAGCCCTTTGCCGCGTTCTTTGCCGCCACGACCGCATCGAACACCTCGCGCTTGGGCAGCCCCGTCTCGGCCGCGACCGCGACGATCGCCTCCTTGCGCCGCTCCCCCGCCTCCTCGCGCACCTGCACCCTGCGCACCAGCTCCGCGGCGTCGAGCTCACCGGGTCCGGCCTCCGGGGCGCCCTCGACGACGACGGTGATCTCGCCCCGTACGCCCTCGGCTGCCCAGGCCGCGAGTTCGGTCAGCGGGCCGCGCTTGACCTCCTCGTACGTCTTGGTCAGTTCGCGGCAGACGGCGGCGCGGCGCTCGGCGCCGAAGACCTCCGCCATCGCGGCGAGCGTGTCGTCGAGCCGGTGCGGGGCCTCGAAGTACACGAGGGTGCGCCGCTCGTCGGCGACCTCACGCAACCGGCCGAGGCGCTCGCCCGCCTTGCGCGGCAGGAAACCCTCGAAGCAGAAGCGGTCCACGGGCAGCCCGGAGAGGGCGAGCGCGGTGAGCACGGCCGACGGGCCGGGGACGGCCGTGACCTTGATGTCCTGCTCGACGGCCGCGGCGACCAGGCGGTAGCCGGGGTCCGAGACGGACGGCATGCCCGCGTCGGTGACGAGCAGCACACGGGCGCCGCCCACCAGCGCCTCGACGAGCTCGGGCGTACGGGCGGACTCGTTGCCCTCGAAGTACGAGACGACCCGGCCCGTGGTGTGGATCCCGAGGGCCCGGGTCAGCCCGCGCAGCCTCCGGGTGTCCTCGGCGGCCACGATGTCCGCGTTCTGCAGTTCGGTGGCGAGTCGGGGCGGAGCGTCCGCGATGTCACCGATGGGGGTCCCTGCGAGTACCAGCGTTCCTGTCACACGGGACATCCTCCCAGCCCGGACAGGCGACGCGCACAGGCGCGTTCCCTACGATGGCGCGGTGACCAGTACCGCACCCGAGGCCCTGGAGGGCCAGCACCCCATGGCAGAGCCCGTGGCAGAGCCCTCTTCGTGGCAGCAGAGGCTGCGGCGCTTCGGCTACGCCCCCCGCGCCGAGAACCCCGCTCCCATCGGGCTGCGGGAGCGGCTCGACCCGCCGTACACCCGCCCCTCGAAGCACGTGTGGTCGCTCCTCCGCCTCGGCCCCGGCCCGGCCGAGCGGCTGTGGCGGCTGATGGCCTGGGGCGGTCCGCTCCTGGTCACGGCGGTCGCGGGCCTGCTGCGGTTCTGGAACCTCGGCAAGCCGCGCGCGGTGATATTCGACGAGACGTACTACGCCAAGGACTCGTGGGCCCTGATCAACCAGGGGTACGAGGGGGCCTGGCCGAAGGACATCGACAAGACGATCCTGGCGGACCCGGGCGCGGTGCTCATCCCGACCGACCCGGGGTACGTCGTCCATCCCCCGATGGGCAAATGGGTCATCGGCGTCGGCGAGAAGATCTTCGGATTCGAGCCCTTCGGCTGGCGCTTCATGGTGGCGCTGCTCGGCACCCTGTCGGTGCTGATGCTGTGCCGGATCGGCCGCCGGCTCTTCCGCTCGACGTTCCTGGGCTGTCTGGCGGGCCTGCTGCTCGCCGTCGACGGACTGCACTTCGTGATGAGCCGCACGGCGCTCCTCGACCAGGTGCTGATGTTCTTCGTCCTCGCCTCCTTCGGCTGCCTCGTCCTCGACCGCGACCGCACCCGGAAACGGCTCGCGGCGGCGCTCCCCGAGGACGAGGAGGGGGTGCTGCGGCCCGACGCGGAGCTCGCGGAGACCCTGCGCCTCGGGTGGCGGCCGTGGCGGATCACGGCCGGCGTGATGCTGGGCCTCGCGGCGGCGACGAAGTGGAACGGCCTGTACGTCATGGCGGCGTTCGGCCTGATGACGGTCCTGTGGGACGTGGGCGGCCGCCGCACGGCCGGCGCCGTCCGCCCGCACCTCGCGGTGCTCAAGAAGGACCTCCTCCCGGCGTTCGTGTCGGTGGTGCCGGTGGCGATCGCCACGTACCTGGCGACCTGGACCGGCTGGCTCGTCTCGGACAAGGGCTACTTCCGCGACTGGGCCGCCAAGCAGGACAAGCTCCCCGGGGGCGGGGACAGCTTCTGGGGCTGGCTGCCGGAGTGGCTGCGCAGCCTCTGGCACTACGAGTACGAGGTCTTCAACTTCCACGTGGGCCTGACCTCGCCGCACACCTACGAGTCGAACCCCTGGTCCTGGATCGTCCTGGGCCGCCCGGTCTCGTACTTCTACGAGTCCCCGGCCCCCGGCACCGCCGGCTGCCCGGCCACCGCCAAGGAGAAGTGCGCCCAGGAGGTCCTGGCCCTCGGCACCCCGCTCCTGTGGTGGGCGGCCTGCTTCGCCCTCCTGTACGTCCTGTGGCGCTGGGCCTTCCGCCGCGACTGGCGCGCGGGCGCGATCGCCTGCGGCATCGCGGCCGGCTGGGTCCCCTGGTTCCTCTACCAGGAGCGCACGATCTTCCTTTTCTACGCGGTCGTCTTCGTGCCTTTCCTGTGCCTGGCGGTGGCCATGATGCTGGGCGCGATCATCGGCCCACGGGGATCATCGGAAAGGCGCCGGACTTTCGGCGCGGTGGCGGCGGGCTGTCTGGTTCTCCTGATCGTCTGGAATTTCATCTACTTCTGGCCGATCTACACGGGCACGCCGATTCCGATAGACGAATGGCGGAACCGGATGTGGCTCGACACGTGGATCTAGCCGCGTAAGGACACGAAGAGACGAAGAGGGCGCGACCGGTGGTCGCGCCCTCTTCGTCGTCAGGCTCAGCCGCTGATGAATCTGCGTGGTGCGCCCCGGCGGTCCGCCGGTTCGGGCTCCGCGGGCGCGTAGGGGGCGGAGAACAGCGCGAGGACGCCCGGGTGGACGGCGCACAGCGGCATCCGGCCGTTCTCGGCGGCCGCTGCGCGGAGCCGCTCGTCGCCGGCGAGCCGGTCGCCGCTGACGTAGAGGAAGGCGTTCTGCGCGTACCAGGGCTCGATCGTCGGGTCGTCCCACAAGCGGGTGCGCAGGCAGTCGGCGAGCTCGTAGCCCCACTGCTCGAAACGCCCGCGCCAGTACGGCGGCCACTGTTCGTTGCGGTGATCCGTCCCGGTCTGACCGGGGATCGCGGCGGAGAAGAGGACGACGTCCGCCATGGCGCACAGGTCACCCACCAGGGAGTCGGCGCGGGCCGCGTCGAAGTGCTCCGCGGCCTCCAGGCACATCGCCAGGTCGAACCGCCGGTCGAGGCGCAGCGGGTAGGTGAGGTCCTGTTCCATGAAGCAGTCCGGGGGAATGCGCAGCGCGTCGGCGGACACCCAGGGGCCGTCGACGCCCAGGATCTCCTTCGCCCCCAGGTCCTGGGCGGTGGCGAGCCAGGAGCCGGTGCCGCAGCCGACGTCCACCACACTCGACGGCCTGACGAGGTCGAACACCAGCGGCAGCACGGACTCGGCGGAACGCCGCGAACCGTCCTGTTGGCCGGCGTAGAACCACGCGCCGTACGTACTCGTAGAGGCAACGCCCATCGGATATCTCCTAGCGGCCGACAGTCCCGGAAGATCGTGGAACACGAAGATTCCCAGGCATATCCGCTATTTCGGGCGAGCCGCGCGAGAAGGTCGGGCACGGCGATTCCGATGGAGCAACCGGTCGCGCCCGCTGCGTTGTGACGGATACGGCAGTAGTTGCTCGACACACCGAAGGGACGCTGCTTGACTGGACGGCCACCTGGGGAGGGGAGCGCAGTCATGCGCAGTGGAGCGAAGACCGCGATCGTCGGGGGCGTGTTCCTCGTCGTGGCGGGCGGTGTCGGATACGGAGGGCTCAACCTCTACAACGGGATCACGGGCGGCGACACGAACGTCGGAACCCGTTCCGACAACGCGCCGAAGACCGGGCCCGTCACCGGCGACGAGGTGACGACGACCGCGAAGGAGTTCCTCGCGGCCTGGGCCGCCGGCGAGCCGGAGAAGGCCGGGCAGCTGACGAACGACCCCGTCACCGCCGGACCCGCCGTGGCGGCCTACCGGGACGGCGCGAGCGTCTCGGAGGCCGAGATCACACCGGGGACGCCCGTCGGGGCGACGGTGCCGTTCACGGTGAAGGCCACGATCACGTACAAGGGCGTGTCGAAGCCCTGGACCTACGCCTCCGAGCTGACCGTCGTCCGGGGCCAGACCACCGGCCGGCCGCTGGTGAAGTGGGCGCCGTCCGTGCTCCACCCGAAGCTGCTCACCGCCGAGGCCACGGTGCGCACGGGCGTCGCGGAGACCGCCTCCGTGAAGGCCGTCGACCGGAACGGCAAGGAGCTGACGGCGGAGACGTACCCCTCGCTGAGACCGATCCTGGACGAGCTGCGCAAGCGGTACGGGGCGAAGGCCGGCGGCGAGACCGGCATCGAGACGTGGATCGACTCGGGCAGCGCGTCCGTCCCCGACTCGACCGTCCTCGTCCTGTCGAAGGGGAAGCCGGGCACGCTGAAGACCACCATCGACGCGGGCGTGCAGGCGGCGGCGGAGAAGGCGGTCAAGAAGTACGGAAAGAGCTCGGTGGCGGCGATAGAGCCGTCGACCGGTGCGATACGCGCGGTGGCCAACAACCCGGCCACCGACTACAACACCGCCTTCCAGGGCGCCCAGGCCCCCGGCTCGACGATGAAGATCGTCACGGCGGCGATGATGATGCAGAACGGCATCGCGACGCCCGGCAGCAAGGTCGAGTGTCCGCCTGACGTCGTCTCGCGGAGCACCACCTTCCAGAACCTCAAAAGGTTCAGCATCCCCAACGGCACCCTCGCCGAGTCATTCCGCCGCTCCTGCAACACCGCCTTCATCAAGGCGATCAGCACCCTCAGCGACAAGGGCATCGCGGACACCGCCCTCGGTGACACCGCCCGTGACTCCTTCGGCATCGGTCAGAGCTGGGCGGTGGGCGTCCCGGCGGCCGACGGCAGCGTCCCCGAGTCGGCCGGCAGCGAGACGCCCGCCTCCTACATCGGCCAGGGCAAGATCACGATGAGCGCCCTGAACGTCGCCTCGCTCTCCGCGACCGTGAAGAACGGCGGCTTCCTCCAGCCGTACCTGGTGGCGAGGGAGCTCGACGACCGGGAGTTCGCCCAGGCCGACCGCCTCTCCCCCGAGGTCGCCTCGGGGCTGAAGACGATGATGAAGGCGGCGGCGACCGCGTCCGACGGCACGGCGACGGCGGCGATGGCCGGGGTCCCCACCCCCAAGGGCGCGAAGACCGGCTCCGCCGAGGTCGACGGCCAGACCTCCAACAGCTGGTTCACCGGCTACTCCGGCGACCTCGCGGCCGCGGCGGTCGTCGAGGAGGGCGGCCACGGCGGCGACGCCGCGGGCCCGGTGGTCGCGCAGGTCCTGAAGGCCGGCTGACCGGTCGGCCCGGCTGACCGACCCCCGGAACCCGGTCGCGTGGCCCGTACAGCTACCGCTAGCGTGCGGGCCATGACCGCTGACGACACCTCCCTCGCGCACCCCCAGTTCGCCGCCGCACTCCAGGAGTTGGGCCTCGATGTCGAGGTCCGTCGCTTCCCGGACGAGACCCGCACCGCGCAGCAGGCCGCCGAGGCCATCGGCTGCGAGGTCGCCGAGATCGTGAAGTCGCTGATCTTCGCCGCCGACGGGGTGCCGGTCCTCGTCCTGATGGACGGCGCCTCGCGGGTGGACGTCGAGCTCGTACGGTGGGAACTGTGCGCCGGGAAGGTCACCCGGGCCGACGCGAAGGTGGTCCGGGAGACGACCGGGTACGCGATCGGGGGCGTCCCGCCCTTCGGGCACCGCACCCGGACCCGGGTCCTCGCCGACCGGGGCATCCTCGACCACGACGTGGTGTGGGCCGCGGCGGGCACCCCGCACACCGTCTTCGCGATGGACCCGAAGACGCTGGTCACCCACGCGGGCGCCACCCTGGTGGACGTGCGCGAGCCCACCGCGTGACCCCGCTCGTCACCCTCGCGGTGCTCGTCGCCGCCGTCACGCACGCGAGCTGGAACGCCATCGCCCACCACATCAAGGAGCAGTTGCTCTCCTTCACGCTGATCTCCGGCGGCGGGGCGCTGATCGGCCTGGTCACGGCGGTCTTCGTCCCGCTCCCGGCGGCAGGCGCCTGGCCGTACCTGATCGCCTCCGCGCTGCTCCACATCGGCTACTACGCCCTGCTCATGCGCTCGTTCACGCTGGGCGACTTCGGGCAGATGTACCCGATCGCCCGCGGTACGGCCCCGCTGGTCGTGACCGTCCTCGCGGCGGTCTTCCTCCACGAGGTCCCGGGCGGCTGGCAGTTGCTCGGGGTGGCGGTGGCGTGCGCGGGCCTGACGGGCCTGGCCCTGTGGGGCATCCGGGGCAAGGACACCCGCCCGCACTGGCCGGCGCTGCTCGCGGCGGGCGCGACGGGTCTGTCCATCGCGCTCTACACGGTCGTCGACGGCGTCGGCGTCCGCGCCTCCGCCACCCCGCTCGGCTACATCGCGTGGCTGATGATCCTCCAGGGCCTCGTGATCCCCGCGTACGCCCTGTGGCGGCGCCGCGCGGCCCTCCTCCCCCAGCTCCGCCCGTACGCGGCCCGCGGCCTCCTCGGCGCGGCGCTCTCGGTCTCGGCGTACGCGCTCGTCCTGTGGGCCCAGACGAAGGCCCCGCTGGCCCCGATCGCCGCGCTCCGCGAGTCCTCGATCATCGTGGGCGCGGCGATCGGCGCGCTCTTCTTCAAGGAACGCTTCGGCGGCCCGAGGATCGCGGCGGCGGGCCTGATGGTCATCGGCATCGGCTTGATGCTCCAGGCGGGGTGAAGCGGGCGGAAGCGGGCTGAACCGGCCCGCGCCATACGAACGGAGGGACTCACGGTGTTCATCACGGAAGAGGACGCTTTCGATCCTGAGGAGATGCTGGACCTCTACGGATCAGTCGGCTGGGAGGGCTACACCAGCGATGTCGGCCGGCTCTGCCGCGGCCTGGCGAACTCCCACCTCGTCATCACGGCACGGGACGGTTCCGGAACGCTCCTCGGACTGGCCCGGACCGTCTCCGACGACGAACACATCTGTTACGTGCAGGACGTCGTGGTCAACCCCGCACATCACCGGCAGGGCGTCGGCCGTGCCTTGGTCGAGCACCTCACGCGACGCTACTCGCACTGCCGGTTCTTCCTCCTGTCCACGGACCACGAGTCGTCACCGGAAGGCGAGCGCAACCACGCGTTCTACCGGAGCCTGGGCTTCCTGTCCTACGAGGAGAAGCACATGGCGGGCTTCGGACTCCCCAGGAACCGTCCCGACCTGCGCGCCACGGCGCCGTAGGCAGACCGCGCCGCCCCGGAGGCGGCCCACGATGCCTCCGGGGTGGCGGTGGCCAACCACGTCGCCAAGGCGGCCTGAACGACGTCAGGTGCCGTTGACAGCCGCCGCCTCCGGGCCGTCACAGGAGGCCCTGAAGAAGTCGGTACGGATGCGGCGGAAGCCGGTGTGTCCGGTCTCCTCGGCGTGAGCCAGGCACCAGACGGCGGGCCCGCGCCCGTCGTCCGCCGCGCCGGAACCGTCCAGACAGGTCGTGCACTCGGCCTCGGTGATCGGCCCGCTTCCGGAGCGGTCGGCCCGTAACGCCCAGAGCTTGGGCCGCCGGGCGCCCCGGTGGTACGACCCCGCCACCCGGCCTAACGCAATACCCTCACGGCGCATCCGACTCCCCCTTCACGGCAAGCTCAGCCCACACCAGCTTTCCCGTCCCGAGGCGGTCGCAGACACCCCACTTGGCGGAGAGGGTGTCGACGAGGGGAAGCCCCCACCCGCCGTCGCCGACACCGTCGGGCAGCGCCATCAACGGCCGCCGCTCGGAGGCGTCATGGACCTCGATACGCAGTCTGGCGCCGGGCACTTGAGCGAAGTGCGTCTCGACCTCGCGGCCGGGCACGCGGCCGTGCCGGACGGCGTTCGTCAGCAGCTCGGAGAGCACGAGCGAGGCGACGTCCTCGACGACTCCCCACTCCCACCGGGCGAGCACGCGCCGCAGCTCACGCCGGGCGAGCGGCACGCTGCGGGCGGCGGGCCGCCAGCGCAGCACCACGGTCTCGTCGGGCGCGGGCCCCATCAGGCCACCTCCACGCCGTGGATCCGCCGCGGCCCGACGTCGACCCCGTGCGTGGCCAACCACAGGGCCCGCCGGCGCTGTCGCTGGGACCGTGCGGTCTCGTGTGCATCCAGGTAGGGGCGTACGAGTCGGCTGTCCTCCCCTCGGAGGAGGGGAACGCGGGTGTGGCACCGGACAGTTGCGGTTCGGGTGGTGCACCCGCGCACCGGTGGGGGCGGAGCCCCACCCAGGCGCCGACGCCCCGACGGGGGCAGTAACAGCCGCAGGACCAGTCCGACAAGGCGGACGATAGGGTTACTCACGTTGACGCTCCTCTTAAGCGTTGACCACGCCCCCGGACCGGTCGCACGGTCGCGGGGGTCTCCCCTTACCCGGGGATTCCGGCATCGGCCGCCGGGCGGCTGTCGGCCGCCAGTCGGCGCACCACCAAGATCACGTATCGCGATGAAGCATGTGCGGTACGTCACGTCATCACGCTAGAGGTGACGCCGCCATCACCGCAAGTGGACCTCTCGCAAATTTGCGACCGCTCCAGCGGGGGTCCAGGCTGGCTCCGCTTTGCCCCAAAGCGGCACACTGGACGTCACGTTGAGAGGAGACGGCATGCCCGCAGGTGGGAAGCCGACGGTTCGCAGTCGGCGGCTCGGCTCCGCCCTCAAGCGCCTTCGGGAGGCAGCCGGCGTCGACCAGTCGGTCGCGGCCCAGGCCATCCTGAGGTCGGTGACCAAGGTCAGCCGGCTCGAGAGCGGACAAGTCTCCGCCTCCGCACTGGAGGTGAGGACGCTCCTCGACTGCTACGGGGTCCGGGACGGGGACGAGCGACGCAGGCTGGAGGAACTGGCGCGTGCGAGCAATCAACGCGGTTGGTGGTTCGACTACCAGGAGACCCTGCGCCCGGACTACGCGGATCACATCACGCTCGAGAGCGATTCGACCTACATCCGATCGTGGGAACCCTCGCTGATTCCGGGCCTGTTGCAGACCCCGGAGTACGCGGAATCGGTGATCTCCTCCGGCCCCAGCTTCATCCCGCAGGAGCGCATCGCCCAGCTGGTCGAGGTCCGCCAGGAGCGTCAGCGGCGGATCGAGGACGGCGGGGTCCACTTCACCGCCATCATCTGGGAGCCCGCCATAGCCGCGCTCCGCCACGATCCGGCCGTCCGCGACGGCCAGCTCCGCCGCCTGCTCGACGCCGGGCAGCGCCAGAACGTCACCGTGCAGATCCTGCCGGCTGCGGCGAGCAAAGCGGCGGGGATGTCGGGTGCGTTCGTCGCGTTCTCGTTCGGCATCGAACCCAACGTCGAGGCGGTGGCGGTGCGCACGGCCGCGAACACGACCGTCGTCGAAGCGCCCGAGGATCTCGCCGCCTACGTCAACGTATTCGATCTACTACGCTCGGCGGCGATGTCCGCAGAGGAGAGCGCGGAGCGCATCCGGCAGACCCTGGGCGGCGTCGTCCCGGATCAGATGGAAGAGGCAAAGTGACACCTGAGATCGTCAGCGCTTTCCGCAAGTCGTCCTTCTCGGATCAGCAGGGTGACTGCGTCGAGACGGCCGCCACCGCCGTGGACGGAACCGCCGTACGCGACAGCAAGGCCACGCCCACCGGACCGTGCGTCTTCTTCGAGGCGGAGGCCTGGGCGTCGTTCGTCGGGGCCGTGAAGGCCGAGCGGCTGTAGGTCGCGGTCGGCCCGTCCGTTTCCGGGATCTCCGCATCCGCCTGGGCCGACGCCCGACTCCGCTGAGACTTCCGGCAGATGGGCCGCGCGCGCCCCGGTCCGTCCCGCTCCGACGACTCGTCCCGTCAGTCCGACGGCCTGAGGACACGCGGCTCCGCGGCCGGCGAGGGAGTCGTCGGGGCCGTTGTGGGCGGTGCCGGGTCCGTGATGCCCGGGGGGCGCGCCGGCTGCACCGGGGCCGGGGCCAGGAGGCCGCCCGGCAGCAGGTACAGGACACAGACGGCCGCCACCGCCGCCGCTGCGGCCAGCGCGGCAAGGCCGGGGCCGTACAGGGCCCGGGCCGTCCGGGCGCGACCCTGCGGGGGGTTCTCGCGGCGGAGGTCCTGGTGGGTGACGAGGGCCGCTCGGGCCGTCAGGGCCGCTCTGAGGCGGGTCTCCGTCGTGGCGTGGCGGTCTTCGGCGGGCGGGTGAGGGGTCATCGGGACGCCTCCAGTCTCTTCTCCAGGGCGTCCAGGGCGCGGCTCGCCGTGGACTTCACCGTGCCCCGTGACAGACCGAGGGCTTCCGCGATCTGCGCCTCCG
Above is a genomic segment from Streptomyces sp. NBC_00094 containing:
- a CDS encoding resuscitation-promoting factor, which translates into the protein MSTSQGSHRAGRRTATLPVHEQPTQAAPLVAPGPGGGVPGAASAPVPGAVPAAVPGQAGSRAASRRAARRRKASGSAAGSLRRLVPQALVVAFLAGGTSAFVANDKAVRLSVDGVPRSLHTFADDVDELLAHEGLSVGAHDIVAPAPGEALTNGDEIIVRYGRPVALTLDGRRHTIWTTARTVEGALRQLGVRAEGAYLSASRAAPISRQGLALDVRTERTITFLADGRERVVRTNAATVREALAEAGITLSGQDTTSVTADTFPRDGQTVTVLRITGSKQVREEAVPYAVEKVRDPELFAGTEVVERQGVTGVRRVTYSLRTVNGVKQKPRRTGEEIVREPVSRKVRVGTRALPTTVAGADGLDWGALAACESGGRPNAVDPSGTYGGLYQFDPGTWRSLGGTGTAQNAPAAEQTFRAKKLYVQRGASPWPHCGRRLHR
- a CDS encoding dolichyl-phosphate-mannose--protein mannosyltransferase, which produces MTSTAPEALEGQHPMAEPVAEPSSWQQRLRRFGYAPRAENPAPIGLRERLDPPYTRPSKHVWSLLRLGPGPAERLWRLMAWGGPLLVTAVAGLLRFWNLGKPRAVIFDETYYAKDSWALINQGYEGAWPKDIDKTILADPGAVLIPTDPGYVVHPPMGKWVIGVGEKIFGFEPFGWRFMVALLGTLSVLMLCRIGRRLFRSTFLGCLAGLLLAVDGLHFVMSRTALLDQVLMFFVLASFGCLVLDRDRTRKRLAAALPEDEEGVLRPDAELAETLRLGWRPWRITAGVMLGLAAATKWNGLYVMAAFGLMTVLWDVGGRRTAGAVRPHLAVLKKDLLPAFVSVVPVAIATYLATWTGWLVSDKGYFRDWAAKQDKLPGGGDSFWGWLPEWLRSLWHYEYEVFNFHVGLTSPHTYESNPWSWIVLGRPVSYFYESPAPGTAGCPATAKEKCAQEVLALGTPLLWWAACFALLYVLWRWAFRRDWRAGAIACGIAAGWVPWFLYQERTIFLFYAVVFVPFLCLAVAMMLGAIIGPRGSSERRRTFGAVAAGCLVLLIVWNFIYFWPIYTGTPIPIDEWRNRMWLDTWI
- the rsmI gene encoding 16S rRNA (cytidine(1402)-2'-O)-methyltransferase, which codes for MSRVTGTLVLAGTPIGDIADAPPRLATELQNADIVAAEDTRRLRGLTRALGIHTTGRVVSYFEGNESARTPELVEALVGGARVLLVTDAGMPSVSDPGYRLVAAAVEQDIKVTAVPGPSAVLTALALSGLPVDRFCFEGFLPRKAGERLGRLREVADERRTLVYFEAPHRLDDTLAAMAEVFGAERRAAVCRELTKTYEEVKRGPLTELAAWAAEGVRGEITVVVEGAPEAGPGELDAAELVRRVQVREEAGERRKEAIVAVAAETGLPKREVFDAVVAAKNAAKG
- a CDS encoding penicillin-binding transpeptidase domain-containing protein; amino-acid sequence: MRSGAKTAIVGGVFLVVAGGVGYGGLNLYNGITGGDTNVGTRSDNAPKTGPVTGDEVTTTAKEFLAAWAAGEPEKAGQLTNDPVTAGPAVAAYRDGASVSEAEITPGTPVGATVPFTVKATITYKGVSKPWTYASELTVVRGQTTGRPLVKWAPSVLHPKLLTAEATVRTGVAETASVKAVDRNGKELTAETYPSLRPILDELRKRYGAKAGGETGIETWIDSGSASVPDSTVLVLSKGKPGTLKTTIDAGVQAAAEKAVKKYGKSSVAAIEPSTGAIRAVANNPATDYNTAFQGAQAPGSTMKIVTAAMMMQNGIATPGSKVECPPDVVSRSTTFQNLKRFSIPNGTLAESFRRSCNTAFIKAISTLSDKGIADTALGDTARDSFGIGQSWAVGVPAADGSVPESAGSETPASYIGQGKITMSALNVASLSATVKNGGFLQPYLVARELDDREFAQADRLSPEVASGLKTMMKAAATASDGTATAAMAGVPTPKGAKTGSAEVDGQTSNSWFTGYSGDLAAAAVVEEGGHGGDAAGPVVAQVLKAG
- a CDS encoding TatD family hydrolase — translated: MSAKDAPPPLPEPLLVEVADSHTHLDMQSGTVEEALVKAAAVGVTTVVQVGCDVKGSQWAAETAAAHANVHAAVALHPNEAPRIVLGDPGGTSQPSGAGGGWSRQGARPGGGDAALDDALAEIDRLAALPYVLGVGETGLDYFRTGPEGMAAQERSFRAHIEIAKRHGKALVIHDREAHADVLRVLDEEGAPERTVFHCYSGDAAMAEICAAKGYYMSFAGNVTFKNAQPLRDALAVAPLELVLVETDAPFLTPAPYRGRPNAPYLIPVTVRAMAAVRGIGENELAEAIAVNTARAFDY
- a CDS encoding methyltransferase domain-containing protein; the protein is MGVASTSTYGAWFYAGQQDGSRRSAESVLPLVFDLVRPSSVVDVGCGTGSWLATAQDLGAKEILGVDGPWVSADALRIPPDCFMEQDLTYPLRLDRRFDLAMCLEAAEHFDAARADSLVGDLCAMADVVLFSAAIPGQTGTDHRNEQWPPYWRGRFEQWGYELADCLRTRLWDDPTIEPWYAQNAFLYVSGDRLAGDERLRAAAAENGRMPLCAVHPGVLALFSAPYAPAEPEPADRRGAPRRFISG
- a CDS encoding YbaK/EbsC family protein, which codes for MTADDTSLAHPQFAAALQELGLDVEVRRFPDETRTAQQAAEAIGCEVAEIVKSLIFAADGVPVLVLMDGASRVDVELVRWELCAGKVTRADAKVVRETTGYAIGGVPPFGHRTRTRVLADRGILDHDVVWAAAGTPHTVFAMDPKTLVTHAGATLVDVREPTA